Proteins encoded by one window of Hylaeus volcanicus isolate JK05 chromosome 7, UHH_iyHylVolc1.0_haploid, whole genome shotgun sequence:
- the LOC128879566 gene encoding leupaxin isoform X7: protein MGCLNGNTFKQMPTYQNREAIEETIAKSSGGGKMPSLNNNLSELDTLLQDLSNAHYSANYQERENRVSSGGMNGDSSPMLRSPSSMSASRPTVDSLLEELSTAVPNGDYSSDGRVKVTIQETSTEIQPIYDGYPSRQHGSLNRSEVQRGYTNGHTASNATKELDDLMASLSEFKINSGSHQHQTVTDSPYAKPNKATKSSQSPLPPEGAQTRIHITETHTTHHYQQQLGEPYPPQPAATQTKQNQLDSMLGNLQADMSRQGVNTTQKGCCSACEKPIVGQVITALGKTWHPEHFTCTHCNQELGTRNFFEREGQPYCETDYHNLFSPRCAYCNGPILDKCVTALEKTWHTEHFFCAQCGKQFGEEGFHERDGKPYCREDYFDMFAPKCGGCNRAIMENYISALNSQWHPDCFVCRDCRQKFQGGSFFDHEGLPYCETHYHAKRGSLCAGCHKPITGRCITAMFRKFHPEHFVCAFCLKQLNKGTFKEQNDKPYCHGCFDKLFG from the exons ATGGGCTGTTTAAACGGGAACACTTTCAAACAGATG CCGACTTACCAGAATCGTGAGGCCATCGAGGAGACCATCGCCAAAAGCAGCGGCGGTGGGAAAATGCCATCTCTGAACAACAACCTCTCGGAGCTGGACACCCTGCTTCAAGACCTGAGCAACGCACATTACAGTGCGAATTATCAAGAAAGAG AGAATCGCGTGTCCTCGGGAGGAATGAATGGAGACTCTAGTCCGATGCTTCGTTCTCCGAGCAGCATGTCAGCCTCCAGGCCCACCGTGGACTCGTTGCTGGAGGAGCTGAGCACAGCTGTTCCCAATGG GGATTACTCTTCCGACGGAAGGGTTAAGGTCACCATTCAGGAAACGTCGACCGAGATCCAACCGATCTACGACGGTTATCCCTCCAGACAGCACGGATCGCTGAATCGCAGCGAGGTGCAAAGAGGCTACACGAACGGTCACACGGCCAGCAACGCTACCAAGGAGCTGGACGATCTGATGGCTTCTCTATCCGAGTTTAAG ATCAACAGCGGTTCCCATCAGCATCAAACGGTAACCGACTCCCCGTACGCGAAGCCCAACAAAGCCACCAAGAGCTCCCAGAGCCCGCTGCCACCCGAGGGGGCGCAAACGCGGATCCACATCACCGAGACCCACACCACCCATCACTACCAACAGCAATTAGGAGAGCCTTATCCACCTCAGCCAGCAGCGACTCAAACTAAACAGAACCAGTTGGATTCTATGCTAGGGAACCTCCAGGCAGACATGAGTCGTCAAGGTGTGAACACTACTCAGAAGGGATGCTGCAGCGCCTGCGAAAAGCCCATCGTGGGACAA GTGATCACCGCCCTGGGGAAAACGTGGCACCCTGAACATTTCACGTGCACCCACTGCAACCAGGAGCTGGGAACGCGGAACTTCTTCGAGAGGGAGGGTCAACCCTACTGCGAGACCGACTATCACAATCTCTTCTCGCCTCGTTGCGCCTACTGCAACGGCCCTATTCTCGAC aaatgCGTAACCGCGCTGGAGAAAACTTGGCACACGGAGCACTTCTTCTGCGCCCAGTGCGGCAAACAATTCGGGGAGGAAGGCTTTCACGAGCGAGATGGAAAGCCTTACTGCAGGGAGGACTATTTCGATATGTTCGCCCCGAAGTGCGGCGGATGCAATCGCGCCATCATGGAGAATTATATATCTGCCCTGAACAGCCAGTGGCATCCCGACTGTTTCGTCTGCAGG GATTGTAGACAAAAGTTCCAAGGAGGCTCGTTCTTCGACCATGAAGGTCTCCCCTATTGCGAAACCCACTATCACGCTAAGAGAGGATCGTTATGCGCGGGATGTCACAAACCAATTACAG GTCGTTGCATAACCGCGATGTTCCGGAAGTTCCATCCAGAGCACTTCGTGTGCGCGTTCTGTTTAAAACAATTGAACAAAGGTACCTTCAAAGAGCAAAATGACAAACCGTATTGCCACGGGTGTTTCGACAAGCTGTTTGGTTAA